Proteins from a single region of Lysinibacillus sp. JNUCC-52:
- a CDS encoding DUF1801 domain-containing protein has translation MMEAYIEQVDEKWRDSFAKLADVIATNIPAGFEQTMNYDMISYVVPLSLYPKGYHVTSNTPLPFISLAAQKRHIAVYHMGIYADANLLAWFQEEYAKRVPTKLNMGKSCIRFSSTKNIPYDLLGELVSKMTPGEWINRYEGELTK, from the coding sequence ATGATGGAGGCATATATTGAACAGGTAGATGAAAAGTGGCGTGATAGCTTCGCCAAGCTTGCAGATGTAATAGCAACGAATATCCCTGCTGGCTTTGAACAAACAATGAATTACGACATGATAAGTTATGTAGTACCGTTATCTTTATATCCAAAGGGGTATCATGTAACATCTAATACACCGCTACCATTTATTAGCTTGGCAGCGCAGAAGCGACATATAGCCGTTTATCATATGGGTATTTATGCAGATGCTAATTTATTGGCTTGGTTTCAGGAAGAGTATGCAAAACGAGTGCCAACAAAATTAAATATGGGGAAAAGTTGTATTCGTTTCTCTAGTACGAAAAATATTCCCTATGATTTGCTAGGAGAGCTCGTTTCAAAAATGACTCCAGGGGAATGGATTAATAGATATGAAGGAGAATTGACTAAATGA
- a CDS encoding VOC family protein has translation MKSATTFLMFQGQAHNALEQYKQWFPELSVESLTYVENTQQIAMAEIVLKGMKIKLNDSPIKHNFSFTPAISIFLECETQEEIKSLTEQILDGGQALMPLDNYGFSKQFSWIQDRFGVSWQLTYN, from the coding sequence ATGAAAAGTGCGACGACATTTTTAATGTTTCAGGGACAAGCTCATAATGCCTTGGAGCAATATAAGCAATGGTTTCCAGAATTATCTGTTGAAAGCTTAACATATGTAGAGAATACACAACAGATTGCGATGGCTGAAATCGTGTTAAAAGGAATGAAGATTAAGTTGAATGACAGTCCAATCAAACATAATTTTTCATTCACTCCAGCGATATCAATCTTTTTAGAGTGTGAGACGCAGGAAGAAATTAAAAGTCTTACTGAGCAAATATTAGACGGTGGTCAAGCATTAATGCCATTGGATAATTACGGCTTCTCTAAGCAGTTTTCTTGGATTCAGGATCGTTTCGGTGTATCGTGGCAACTTACGTATAATTAA
- a CDS encoding nucleoside deaminase: MNQWMARAVELALQNIAQGGQPFGAVLVKGNEIIGEGVNELHLRPDSTGHAELLALRRAQEKLGSIDLRGTVMYASGAPCPMCFGAMAMAGVDKAYFANSLADAIAVGLGRSSEVYADLQKIDEEREFRMIHMPVEDEDKNPMHVWYSKA, translated from the coding sequence ATGAACCAATGGATGGCGCGAGCAGTGGAGCTAGCTCTTCAAAATATAGCACAAGGCGGTCAACCATTTGGCGCTGTTCTAGTAAAGGGTAATGAAATCATTGGTGAAGGTGTCAATGAACTGCACCTACGACCAGATAGTACGGGTCATGCCGAGCTACTTGCTTTAAGACGCGCACAAGAAAAGTTAGGCTCTATCGATTTACGCGGAACGGTGATGTATGCAAGTGGGGCGCCTTGCCCAATGTGCTTTGGTGCGATGGCGATGGCTGGCGTGGATAAAGCTTATTTTGCTAATTCATTAGCTGATGCCATTGCAGTAGGTTTAGGACGCTCAAGCGAAGTCTATGCAGATTTACAGAAAATTGATGAAGAACGCGAGTTTCGAATGATTCATATGCCAGTAGAGGATGAAGATAAAAATCCTATGCATGTTTGGTATAGTAAAGCTTAA
- a CDS encoding GNAT family N-acetyltransferase: MAVTLVKHDIKYAEAMHALSSMPQVRDALGLPAGKVEDTINFIKRECVDEEEGKSVPRVVLNEEGRLIGVTALMFIDRENKNCHIGSWLGHEFWGQGYNEEAKKAILEIAFFDLGLERVFAGARKVNIRSQKAQEKLPFIRINVEKEYPQEHSWLEMKEKQPCVLNVFEREDFVRYYTSIEKVQGDRESYMPYLLLADESEVAVRQYMNDGDLYAITCGEKLAGVALLIAQSNTTVELKNIAVVPAFQGKGIGKEVLNKIYAVCAAQDFKNILVGTANSSIDNIAFYQKSGFRMETIQKDFFSNYPQPIYENGIRALDMIIFSKAL, translated from the coding sequence ATGGCAGTAACTTTAGTGAAGCATGATATTAAATATGCTGAAGCAATGCATGCATTGTCTTCAATGCCTCAGGTTCGGGATGCTCTTGGGTTACCTGCTGGGAAAGTAGAAGATACAATTAACTTTATAAAACGTGAATGTGTTGACGAGGAAGAGGGCAAAAGTGTCCCTCGAGTTGTGCTAAATGAGGAAGGACGACTAATAGGCGTAACAGCATTAATGTTTATAGACCGTGAAAATAAAAACTGTCATATTGGTTCTTGGTTAGGTCACGAGTTTTGGGGTCAAGGCTATAATGAGGAAGCGAAGAAGGCAATTTTAGAAATCGCTTTTTTTGACTTAGGGCTAGAACGAGTTTTCGCTGGTGCTAGAAAGGTCAATATTCGCTCACAAAAGGCACAAGAAAAGTTACCTTTTATCCGTATTAATGTAGAAAAGGAATATCCTCAGGAACATTCATGGTTAGAAATGAAGGAAAAGCAACCTTGTGTATTAAATGTTTTTGAACGCGAGGATTTTGTTCGATATTACACATCTATTGAAAAGGTGCAGGGTGACCGAGAAAGCTATATGCCCTATCTACTACTAGCAGATGAAAGTGAAGTTGCCGTTCGTCAATATATGAATGACGGTGACTTATACGCCATTACATGTGGTGAGAAATTAGCGGGTGTCGCATTGCTTATTGCACAGTCTAATACGACAGTAGAATTAAAAAATATAGCTGTTGTGCCAGCATTTCAAGGTAAAGGTATCGGTAAGGAAGTGTTGAATAAAATTTATGCGGTCTGTGCAGCACAAGATTTTAAAAATATTTTAGTAGGCACAGCAAATTCGAGTATTGATAACATTGCTTTTTATCAAAAATCGGGTTTTCGTATGGAGACTATACAGAAAGATTTTTTCAGTAATTATCCGCAACCAATTTATGAAAATGGTATACGCGCATTGGACATGATTATCTTTTCAAAAGCTTTATAA
- a CDS encoding Rrf2 family transcriptional regulator, with the protein MRLTLYTDYSLRTLIYLGAKEEGQLSTIQEISDAYNISKNHLMKVTHQLGLLGYIETIRGRGGGIRLAIDPKSITIGEIVRHTEEDFHLVECFDKENNLCKIAPECQLKGVLYEALQAYMAVLDRYTLDDFLHSKEKLMALLFGK; encoded by the coding sequence ATGCGATTAACTTTATACACAGATTACTCCCTTCGGACACTCATATATCTAGGAGCGAAAGAAGAGGGCCAGCTCTCTACCATTCAAGAAATTTCAGATGCCTATAATATATCAAAAAACCATTTAATGAAGGTGACACACCAATTAGGGCTACTTGGTTACATCGAAACAATTCGGGGAAGAGGCGGCGGTATTCGTTTAGCAATTGACCCTAAATCAATTACTATTGGTGAAATCGTGCGCCATACAGAAGAAGATTTTCACCTTGTTGAATGCTTCGACAAAGAAAATAACTTATGTAAAATTGCACCTGAATGTCAATTAAAAGGTGTTCTATATGAAGCTTTACAAGCATATATGGCTGTCCTTGATCGATACACCCTTGATGATTTTTTACATTCAAAGGAGAAATTAATGGCTTTATTATTCGGCAAATAA
- the hmpA gene encoding NO-inducible flavohemoprotein, whose amino-acid sequence MLKQETVQIIKATVPVLEVHGVEITKTFYKNLFQAHPELLNIFNHTNQEKGRQQTALANTVYAAAVHIENLEAILPAVMLIAHKHRGLGILPEHYPIVGEFLLKAIKEVLGDAATDEIINAWAEAYGVIADVFIQVEEELYQKAENDGGWRLFKPLKVAKKEVESDLVTSIYFVNEDGSPLPAYEPGQYISIRVKVPGEEYLLNRQYTLSQASAEDGYRISVKRESEHTPNGKVSNFIHNALQVGDLVDVSVPAGLFVLHESAAPITFVSGGIGVTPLNSMLQSLKDNAANEVNFIQCARNENVVAFSDDIKAKVNALPNASYTALYSDENKLLTKDLLAEQVTNNTDVYICGPSGFMEAVIKNLHELGVKDEKIHYEFFGPAMQIAN is encoded by the coding sequence ATGTTAAAACAAGAAACAGTACAAATTATTAAAGCAACAGTACCCGTATTAGAAGTTCATGGGGTAGAAATTACGAAGACGTTCTATAAAAATTTGTTTCAAGCTCATCCAGAATTACTAAATATTTTTAACCACACAAACCAAGAAAAAGGTCGTCAACAAACTGCGCTAGCGAATACAGTTTATGCAGCGGCAGTTCATATTGAAAACTTAGAAGCAATTTTACCAGCAGTAATGTTAATAGCTCATAAACACCGTGGTTTAGGCATCTTACCTGAGCATTACCCAATCGTGGGTGAGTTCTTATTAAAAGCAATTAAAGAAGTTTTAGGTGATGCAGCTACAGATGAAATAATTAATGCATGGGCTGAAGCGTATGGCGTCATTGCAGATGTTTTCATTCAAGTAGAAGAGGAGCTATATCAAAAAGCTGAAAATGATGGTGGATGGCGTTTATTTAAACCTTTAAAAGTAGCGAAAAAAGAAGTTGAGAGTGACCTTGTTACTTCAATTTACTTTGTAAACGAAGATGGCTCACCACTTCCAGCGTACGAACCTGGCCAATATATTAGCATCCGTGTGAAAGTACCTGGGGAAGAATATTTATTAAACCGCCAATATACTCTTTCACAAGCTAGTGCAGAGGACGGCTATCGTATTTCAGTAAAACGTGAAAGTGAGCATACTCCGAACGGTAAAGTATCTAACTTTATTCATAATGCATTACAAGTTGGAGATTTAGTAGATGTAAGTGTACCTGCAGGATTATTTGTGCTGCATGAGAGCGCGGCGCCAATTACATTTGTTAGTGGTGGTATTGGCGTAACACCATTAAACAGTATGCTACAATCATTAAAAGATAATGCAGCTAACGAAGTGAATTTTATTCAATGTGCTCGCAATGAAAATGTAGTAGCTTTCAGTGATGACATTAAAGCTAAAGTAAATGCGCTTCCGAATGCATCGTATACTGCCCTTTATTCGGATGAGAACAAGTTACTGACAAAAGATTTATTAGCTGAGCAAGTAACGAACAATACAGATGTTTATATTTGTGGTCCGAGTGGCTTTATGGAGGCAGTCATTAAAAATCTCCATGAACTCGGCGTTAAAGATGAAAAAATTCACTATGAATTCTTTGGTCCAGCAATGCAAATAGCAAACTAA
- a CDS encoding metal-sensitive transcriptional regulator, translating into MAYDAKTANRIKRMEGQLRGILRMMEEGQNCKDVITQLSAVRSAVDRTIGVIVSENLLDCVTTADGDSEKMNTAIQEAMDLVVKSR; encoded by the coding sequence ATGGCGTACGATGCTAAAACAGCCAATCGTATAAAACGAATGGAAGGCCAATTGCGTGGAATTTTACGCATGATGGAAGAAGGACAAAACTGTAAAGATGTGATTACACAGCTATCTGCCGTGCGTTCTGCAGTTGATCGGACGATAGGGGTTATCGTCAGTGAGAACCTGTTAGATTGTGTAACGACTGCTGATGGAGATTCAGAGAAGATGAATACGGCCATCCAAGAAGCGATGGATTTAGTTGTGAAAAGCAGATGA
- a CDS encoding rhodanese-like domain-containing protein: protein METWIFIAIVIGFLVWRMKPAKGVQSISTAQLKNMLNDKDKVFIDVRTAAEYKGRNIPQFKNIPLGSGFDKLPKDKEVVVICQSGMRSSQACKQLKKLGYERVTNVRGGMSAY from the coding sequence GTGGAAACATGGATTTTTATTGCTATTGTTATTGGGTTTTTAGTTTGGCGTATGAAGCCAGCGAAAGGGGTGCAGTCAATATCAACAGCACAATTAAAAAATATGCTAAATGATAAGGACAAAGTATTTATTGATGTGCGAACAGCAGCTGAGTACAAAGGTCGAAACATTCCACAATTTAAAAATATTCCCTTAGGCTCTGGATTCGATAAATTACCGAAGGACAAAGAAGTAGTTGTTATTTGTCAAAGTGGTATGCGTAGTAGTCAGGCGTGCAAGCAACTGAAAAAACTAGGATATGAGCGTGTAACTAATGTCCGTGGTGGCATGAGCGCTTATTAG
- a CDS encoding rhodanese-like domain-containing protein, with amino-acid sequence MKEITAIEVQEALAQGKTLNLIDVREVDEVQAGHIPSIIHIPLGLLEFRMHELNKNESYIMVCRSGARSGRATQFLASQGFDVTNMVGGMLAWEGEVQ; translated from the coding sequence GTGAAAGAAATAACAGCAATCGAAGTTCAAGAAGCTTTAGCACAAGGTAAAACATTAAATTTAATCGACGTACGTGAAGTAGACGAAGTGCAAGCGGGACATATCCCAAGTATTATTCACATCCCACTAGGCTTACTTGAGTTTCGTATGCACGAGTTAAATAAAAACGAATCATATATTATGGTGTGCCGCTCAGGTGCCCGCAGTGGTCGTGCTACGCAATTTTTAGCAAGCCAAGGCTTCGATGTGACGAATATGGTTGGTGGCATGCTTGCATGGGAAGGTGAAGTTCAGTAA
- a CDS encoding sulfurtransferase TusA family protein produces MAIKADFQLDAKGLSCPMPIVKTKKAMMELADGQILEVSATDKGSKADIAAWADSVGHQYIGTIDEDAVLKHYIRKCAQDAVSEKTFASTIELQQIQGRDGLILDVREEAEFAFGHIEGAKSIPMGELEARLSELNKEREIYVICRTGARSDLAAQKLVANGFTKVFNVLPGMTSWTGELFKTI; encoded by the coding sequence ATGGCTATTAAAGCAGATTTTCAGCTAGATGCGAAAGGGCTATCTTGTCCAATGCCAATCGTAAAAACGAAAAAGGCGATGATGGAATTAGCAGATGGTCAAATTTTAGAAGTGTCCGCAACGGATAAAGGTTCGAAAGCAGATATAGCTGCTTGGGCTGATTCTGTTGGGCATCAGTATATTGGAACGATAGATGAGGATGCGGTGCTAAAACATTATATACGTAAATGTGCACAAGATGCAGTTAGTGAAAAAACGTTTGCATCGACAATTGAGCTACAGCAAATTCAAGGAAGAGATGGGCTAATTCTTGATGTGCGCGAGGAAGCGGAGTTTGCTTTCGGTCATATTGAAGGTGCTAAATCAATTCCGATGGGTGAGCTTGAAGCGCGCCTTTCTGAACTAAATAAAGAACGAGAAATTTATGTGATTTGTCGTACAGGAGCGCGTAGCGATTTAGCGGCGCAAAAACTTGTGGCAAATGGTTTTACAAAAGTATTTAACGTCCTACCTGGTATGACTTCTTGGACGGGCGAATTATTCAAAACTATTTAA
- a CDS encoding DsrE/DsrF/DrsH-like family protein, which produces MSNKVAIIASNGGLFDAYKVFNIATAAAASDKEVAIFFTFEGLNLIHKQGMQALPMPAGTEHFAEGFAKANVPAIPQLVEMAQELGVKFIACQMTMDVMGLTIEDFVDGIEVGGAVTFLEFAKDAAPSLTF; this is translated from the coding sequence ATGTCAAACAAAGTAGCAATTATTGCAAGTAACGGTGGTCTTTTTGATGCGTATAAGGTGTTTAATATCGCAACAGCAGCGGCGGCTTCTGACAAAGAAGTAGCGATCTTCTTCACATTTGAAGGGTTAAATTTAATTCATAAGCAAGGGATGCAAGCTTTGCCAATGCCTGCTGGAACAGAGCATTTTGCTGAAGGATTTGCTAAAGCGAATGTACCTGCAATTCCGCAATTAGTAGAAATGGCGCAAGAATTAGGTGTGAAATTTATAGCATGTCAAATGACGATGGATGTTATGGGCTTAACGATTGAGGATTTCGTAGATGGTATTGAAGTTGGAGGAGCAGTAACATTTTTAGAATTTGCTAAAGATGCAGCACCATCATTAACGTTTTAA
- a CDS encoding MBL fold metallo-hydrolase — MSVFKWSAADVAKKVIDNDDLFILDVRNADAFADWKIEGHKFEYLNIPYFELLDGVEEILSKIPTSKDILVVCAKEGSSMMVAEMLSDAGRSVAFLEGGMKTWSEYLEPIKVGDLTGGGELYQFVRLGKGCLSYMVISEGEAAIIDAVRFTDVFTNFAKEKNVHIKHVFDTHLHADHISGGRHIAAATGAAYYLPPKDAEEVVFDYTPLVDGTTVQIGASKIDVGALYSPGHTIGSTSFVVDSKYLLTGDILFIDSIGRPDLAGLAEDWVGDLRETLYKRYRELSDDLVVLPAHFMIIDELNEDGTVAKRLGELFAQNHGLNIEDDETFRSIVTNNLPPQPNAYQEIRQVNMGKITPALEEQTEMEIGPNRCAVR, encoded by the coding sequence GTGTCAGTATTCAAATGGAGCGCTGCTGATGTAGCGAAAAAAGTAATCGACAATGATGATTTATTTATTTTGGATGTGCGTAATGCAGATGCTTTTGCAGATTGGAAAATTGAAGGGCATAAATTTGAGTACCTTAATATTCCGTATTTTGAGCTATTAGATGGAGTGGAAGAAATTTTATCTAAAATTCCTACAAGCAAAGATATATTAGTTGTTTGTGCAAAGGAAGGTTCATCGATGATGGTAGCAGAGATGCTTTCAGATGCTGGACGTTCAGTTGCGTTTTTAGAGGGTGGTATGAAGACGTGGAGCGAATATTTAGAACCAATTAAAGTGGGTGACTTAACAGGTGGGGGCGAGTTATACCAGTTCGTCCGTTTAGGTAAAGGCTGCCTATCGTATATGGTTATTTCAGAAGGTGAAGCAGCGATTATTGATGCTGTACGTTTCACGGATGTATTTACGAACTTTGCAAAAGAGAAAAATGTACACATTAAACATGTCTTTGATACGCACTTGCACGCTGATCATATTTCAGGTGGTCGTCATATTGCAGCCGCTACAGGCGCTGCTTATTACTTACCGCCGAAGGATGCGGAAGAGGTCGTCTTTGATTATACGCCTTTAGTAGATGGCACTACAGTGCAAATTGGTGCATCAAAAATTGATGTAGGAGCACTTTATTCACCAGGTCATACTATTGGCTCAACGTCGTTTGTGGTGGATAGCAAATATTTATTGACTGGTGACATTTTATTTATCGATTCAATTGGTCGCCCTGATTTGGCGGGACTTGCAGAAGATTGGGTTGGTGATTTACGAGAAACGCTGTATAAGCGATACCGCGAATTATCGGATGATTTAGTTGTGCTACCTGCCCATTTTATGATTATTGATGAATTAAATGAAGATGGTACAGTAGCGAAGCGTCTAGGTGAATTATTTGCGCAAAATCACGGACTAAATATTGAAGATGATGAGACATTCCGCAGCATTGTAACTAATAATTTACCACCACAACCAAATGCATATCAGGAAATTCGCCAAGTAAATATGGGGAAAATAACTCCAGCATTAGAGGAACAAACAGAAATGGAAATCGGTCCGAACCGCTGCGCAGTTAGATAG
- a CDS encoding sulfurtransferase TusA family protein, with protein MNANLQLDAKGLSCPMPIVKTKKAIDTLNSGEVLEVQVTDKGALADIPAWAKAGGHTILNKSEDAGVITFFIQKA; from the coding sequence ATGAACGCAAACTTACAATTAGATGCAAAGGGCTTATCTTGCCCGATGCCTATCGTGAAAACGAAAAAAGCTATTGATACACTTAATTCAGGTGAGGTTTTAGAAGTACAAGTAACGGATAAAGGAGCTTTAGCGGATATTCCTGCATGGGCTAAAGCAGGAGGTCACACGATTTTAAATAAATCGGAAGACGCTGGCGTCATTACATTCTTTATTCAAAAAGCGTAG
- a CDS encoding sulfite exporter TauE/SafE family protein yields MTISWVITIFIIGFVGSFVSGMLGIGGAIIKYPMLLYIPSLLGFTAFTAHEVSGISAVEVLFASIAGVWAYRKGGYLNKSLIIYMGGAILAGSFVGSFGSQYLSESGVNIVYGILALIAAIMMFIPKKQIDEKPLNEVTFNKTLAAILAFIVGIGSGIVGAAGGFLLVPIMLVVLKIPTRMTIATSLAITFISSVGGTTGKLITGQVDYYPAAIMIVASLIAAPLGAKAGKSLNIKVLQSILAVLILATALKIWMDIL; encoded by the coding sequence ATGACTATCTCGTGGGTAATAACTATATTTATAATTGGCTTTGTAGGTTCTTTTGTATCGGGTATGCTAGGTATCGGCGGAGCCATTATTAAATATCCTATGCTTTTGTATATTCCCTCTTTACTCGGATTTACTGCATTCACTGCCCATGAGGTATCGGGTATTAGTGCGGTAGAAGTATTGTTTGCCTCGATTGCGGGCGTATGGGCATATCGTAAAGGCGGCTATTTAAATAAATCACTCATTATTTATATGGGCGGGGCCATATTAGCTGGCAGCTTTGTTGGTAGCTTTGGTTCGCAATATTTGTCGGAGTCAGGAGTCAACATTGTTTATGGCATATTGGCACTCATTGCGGCGATTATGATGTTTATTCCTAAAAAGCAAATAGATGAGAAGCCATTAAATGAAGTTACATTTAATAAGACGTTAGCAGCTATTCTAGCGTTTATAGTTGGTATTGGTTCTGGCATTGTGGGCGCAGCTGGTGGATTTCTGCTTGTACCAATCATGCTTGTTGTATTAAAAATTCCAACACGTATGACGATTGCTACAAGTTTAGCCATTACGTTCATCTCCTCTGTTGGGGGCACAACAGGAAAGCTAATAACAGGCCAAGTCGATTATTATCCAGCAGCCATAATGATTGTAGCTAGTTTAATAGCTGCACCACTAGGGGCAAAGGCTGGTAAAAGCTTGAATATAAAAGTATTACAAAGTATATTAGCTGTCCTCATTTTAGCTACTGCATTGAAAATTTGGATGGATATTTTATAG
- a CDS encoding DsbA family oxidoreductase, whose protein sequence is MKIEVFSDFSCPFCYIAKRELERAIKEAGYTGQVDIEFKSYQIDPSASKEVGQNYYDYVMAHQKVSFEEAQQMMAGIIERAKEVDLPYNFAEMKKVHTENAHRLAKWTKQFGKEAVFIEALMAAHLLEGKDLNDKAVLLAVIKKLNLNVATAKEVLANPQAFMEELDKDRYDAQQIGVQSVPFFVFENRYGIKGAEPNEVFVRTLHQAAEIAGIKPTLN, encoded by the coding sequence ATGAAAATAGAAGTGTTTTCAGATTTCTCATGTCCATTTTGTTATATCGCAAAAAGGGAATTAGAGCGTGCGATAAAAGAGGCTGGATATACAGGTCAAGTAGACATCGAATTTAAATCTTACCAAATTGATCCGTCCGCATCCAAAGAGGTAGGTCAAAATTATTATGATTATGTCATGGCGCACCAAAAGGTATCATTTGAAGAAGCTCAACAAATGATGGCTGGCATTATAGAACGAGCTAAAGAAGTGGATCTTCCTTATAATTTTGCAGAAATGAAAAAAGTGCATACAGAAAACGCCCATCGACTAGCAAAATGGACGAAACAATTCGGTAAAGAAGCGGTATTTATAGAAGCGTTAATGGCTGCTCATTTGTTAGAAGGTAAAGATTTAAATGATAAGGCAGTATTATTAGCGGTTATAAAAAAATTAAACTTGAATGTTGCTACAGCTAAAGAGGTGTTGGCTAATCCACAAGCTTTTATGGAAGAGTTGGATAAAGACCGCTATGATGCCCAACAGATTGGCGTGCAAAGCGTACCGTTCTTTGTCTTTGAAAATCGTTACGGCATTAAAGGTGCTGAGCCAAATGAAGTATTTGTGCGTACATTGCATCAAGCGGCAGAAATTGCAGGCATTAAACCAACTTTAAATTAG
- a CDS encoding c-type cytochrome, whose translation MKKIATGIAGTVLLAATLFVGAAISEKILGDANGETQEAGVQTQIPTTAASQKVVYAPPSIEEVPDGPMKEAILFGYELVNNTHVAADEYVGNQLSCTSCHAGAGYDEQASSLVGVMANYPQYIARSGGIVTIEERINGCMVRSMNGKKFEMNSDELEAMVAYFAYISQGVPIGAEREWAGTSNMKNIPVPDVANGEELYAQSCIACHAADGSGTGANTGPALWGDNSFNDGAGMARMSKMAGYIKNNMPVGAGGSLTDQDAADLAAYILSQDRPEWANHDKDWPKGGRPNDLMDKEKRDQVKNGTIDWEQVLSTN comes from the coding sequence ATGAAGAAAATTGCTACTGGTATAGCGGGAACAGTCTTATTAGCCGCTACACTTTTTGTTGGGGCAGCAATCAGTGAAAAAATTTTAGGTGATGCGAATGGTGAGACACAAGAAGCGGGAGTGCAGACACAAATTCCAACAACGGCAGCTTCTCAAAAGGTAGTCTACGCACCACCGAGTATCGAAGAAGTACCCGATGGACCGATGAAAGAAGCTATCTTATTTGGTTATGAGCTTGTAAATAATACGCACGTTGCTGCGGATGAATATGTAGGAAATCAGTTATCTTGCACAAGCTGTCATGCTGGTGCTGGCTATGATGAACAAGCCTCTTCATTAGTTGGCGTTATGGCTAACTATCCACAATATATCGCACGTTCTGGAGGAATTGTGACAATTGAAGAACGCATTAATGGCTGTATGGTACGGAGTATGAACGGTAAAAAGTTTGAAATGAACAGTGACGAGCTTGAAGCGATGGTTGCTTATTTTGCTTACATTTCACAAGGAGTACCGATTGGAGCAGAGCGTGAATGGGCAGGCACAAGTAATATGAAAAATATACCTGTTCCAGATGTAGCGAACGGTGAAGAACTATACGCTCAATCTTGTATAGCTTGTCATGCAGCAGATGGTTCTGGTACTGGCGCTAATACAGGTCCAGCATTATGGGGCGATAATTCCTTTAATGATGGTGCAGGTATGGCACGTATGTCTAAAATGGCTGGCTATATAAAAAATAATATGCCAGTTGGAGCAGGTGGTTCTTTAACTGATCAAGACGCCGCTGACTTAGCTGCCTACATTTTATCGCAGGATCGACCAGAATGGGCTAACCATGATAAAGACTGGCCAAAAGGTGGTCGTCCAAACGATTTAATGGACAAAGAGAAACGAGACCAAGTAAAAAATGGCACGATTGATTGGGAGCAAGTACTTTCTACGAATTAA